A window of the Microplitis mediator isolate UGA2020A chromosome 5, iyMicMedi2.1, whole genome shotgun sequence genome harbors these coding sequences:
- the LOC130668780 gene encoding uncharacterized protein LOC130668780 isoform X12 has protein sequence MGQYSSAHVTLNLNVHPAFVSIIGHTSPPPPAPSSGHLQQQQQQQDNSPPRGPRTLLLRRSENGFGFTLRHFIVYPPESCCMLPGHERTKIEEPMDTIFVKQVRANSPAAEAGLRTGDRVVSVDGVPTRGEQYASVVQRIQQAEPWLRLLVVSKEDDILQRYFGDTAHNPETNQRPARLRSPDKILQKQRRSMSMIPGPSSRTRQSWICQTLPSSENQGTAGSSYRLREDTFKDQSANKMTTSVPNIQRRPLTEARNHESIYGRTDDRSQRRSLPQQQDIIDPMGQVYRSPPDARFDLYDRTRSESIYSRPSSEQIYDRIKDPIYERVRPDLNTFSKSLDHQYPMSRAEPQVPIYRPGRRVVTRRASEGSGPINDSEGSGGVGGGQMAYSNNDGFKSGDPGSRLSVESRQDSSPVSKDSSISSSYDSTSTLTGNECSDDSIMTRLRKSFEQKEEFLRRPSHPIGWLLPDEMTRINQCQGVIQREFYARPQKLQRQVWPPSEQQNQQQVIDTAHHQTLNRNNTLERIKNNKPSNQNLQRVRNDMVEVGSDVTNSNDVKNGEREGAQAIRDKFYSSLYDTNNQYGKENNFNNYPTSKTVVNNESPSRNTPNSSPRNTSNNKNTFITTLSRIHENVTSLAQQQQQQQQQQQQHQQQQQQQHQHQQQQQQQQSCHELRNGTSSLPSSPGPDKKTPDKFPVPPQGLQIVSRRAKQFESGRLLSDDDEPTSDRTNLYKSELSRLSNKRSVPNVAVRKREFESKAESHETRRITANRESKSLDSAPGSNPTSNDVVLRRQKNSQLSDEERATRRVSYLKATWGERMHVDSDLELSDTESVVQAIRSIHRRWRPPLFPSDITPLRRIFEDVTQAASLHRHYHRNSIANTHSSTACSAGTPKDVEPVEREGSLHVKFTVLDGKRSTDRSWKQVWGVLRGPILYFYKDRHTQSPSATSDSDVGQHVDVRCSLVDVADDYTKRKHVFRVANTSAEVLLQTDDAASMALWLRALHKHAAAEKPSDGNSSTTKQQAVPQTPGPTTPSSGSPAGGQRLSPLPGHKGIRKLTSFRNRSPTGQSPVNKTRKPSQTVEPLQSPKSKTWKGRVAKQLRKMHGQAGSPSSPTAQLQPEGATFKVPLELCPVSSFSEFVPLIVEMCTSIVEARGLEVIGIYRVPGNTAAISQLTESVNKGFENINLQDPRWSDVNVISSLLKSFFRQLPDSLLTAELYPMFIDADKIEDPQRRMATIRKLLRDLPEHHFETLKYLMFHLKKVVEHSEVNKMEAKNLAIVFGPTLVRASGSRDNMVTMVTDMSHQCRIVESLLNNVDWFFCEEDLDDLSRLSVNLSLPADGSEVETSNTNHNLLLNNIQKVEGMREMVSAKDIVSSIISAANRKIQRRRKGQEEQESEDHEDEKTKGKQDESLGVIRQSMALNERQCSVSEMVLMHENKNQPNHTNENIDRNTVISSENTSPLNSSSISSRSMYPGSPVNQQQEQQHQQQQQQQQQSQQLSTTSLSLDSSRLSSDVGSGSLDTVSTISNLSNETKQSNDEVAIRTYAGLSATTQERIRRFEQETKAMLQRDQHRQRREAEKREEERRRIEMEWQLAKREMENDDILDGIIDTAVGTPYLTDRMSNLNDRLAERSSVDSNGTDSHRSKSTTRLTPLSIAVQQQPTARQKAQATNQLTNIIGDKINNGIIKKFKTDKESSVESLAPTRYGSLDSLHEVHTSPSPSHQTRGISGDISDDAGSCFLHWTQKILTINRKLVRHTATPSFWCFISSHLHGSAGASCASTKTPAPQPPEPRTVTDPTTTTCSAASSSSSPPPLQLSEPRVSESGLGSGSSSKTLNKFFRGSDLLTSLTSTFDRKWKSLVNPSNLLVTSAESSSSGTIGYSKQTNYNDNDRNQSTRSPEVYRDPSLHKSLIDKSNLVRTKTDTLEKEKNLTVAEISEKSKEELIRPDNDRNLNRKISEINTAATDSSDGGSLLDATEKDEKPSKVTVKSKRLESLNKTQDNELPSISQHNDEAKSNTTNDCKNFQSDDKTIVDSSYSNKLEKFESLSSQASESRSRLKRSESLNKRTEISCSKLKRSESLNKHSDRLASPTNGKLKRSESLNKHAERSESPNMKLKRSESLTKTEKTECNISKRRQSVRKESATKLKRKNGMPERSIKRRHTVGGTKDFDKVHWLDNKLQSETERIIKNDNKPKKSQLRTSSPDLSSNRVNVADTSFLIEVSFRGPSNVVFNVTNTRPQSLPDANLASKVFKVPLESHV, from the exons ATCGGCCATACATCACCCCCACCACCTGCACCATCTTCTGGTCATCtacagcagcaacaacaacagcaagaTAATTCACCACCACGCGGACCACGTACACTCTTACTACGACGCAGCGAAAATGGATTTGGATTTACCCTTCGTCACTTTATCGTCTATCCGCCCGAGTCCTGCTGT atgctGCCAGGACACGAGCGGACAAAAATCGAAGAGCCAATGGACACAATTTTCGTAAAACAAGTACGAGCAAATTCACCAGCAGCAGAAGCAGGCCTTCGAACTGGAGATCGTGTCGTATCAGTGGACGGTGTGCCAACTCGTGGCGAGCAGTACGCAAGTGTCGTTCAGCGAATCCAGCAAGCAGAACCTTGGCTCAGACTACTAGTTGTTTCTAAAGAAGACGATATATTACAAAGg tactTCGGTGATACTGCGCACAATCCAGAGACAAATCAACGACCAGCACGACTACGTTCTCCCgacaaaatattacaaaaacaACGTAGGTCGATGAGTATGATTCCTGGACCGTCATCAAGAACAAGACAATCTTGGATTTGCCAAACACTTCCTAGCTCTGAAAATCAAGGTACTGCAGGTTCTTCGTATCGATTACGCGAGGATACATTTAAAGATCAATCGGCAAATAAAATGACGACATCAGTACCAAATATTCAACGACGGCCATTAACAGAAGCACGTAATCATGAAAGTATTTATGGTCGTACTGACGATCGTAGTCAAAGAAGATCATTACCACAGCAGCAAGATATTATTGATCCGATGGGACAGGTTTATCGATCACCACCTGACGCAAGATTCGATTTATACGATCGTACACGTTCTGAGTCGATATACTCACGACCAAGTAGCGAGCAAATCTACGACAGGATCAAGGATCCAATTTACGAGCGAGTTAGACCagatttaaatacatttagtAAGTCGCTGGATCATCAGTATCCCATGTCTCGGGCTGAACCACAAGTACCAATTTACCGGCCTGGAAGACGCGTTGTTACAAGACGCGCAAGTGAAGGTAGTGGTCCAATAAATGATTCAGAAGGGAGTGGGGGAGTAGGAGGAGGACAGATGGCTTATAGTAATAACGATGGATTTAAATCTGGTGATCCAGGATCAAGATTAAGTGTGGAATCAAGGCAAGATTCGTCACCGGTTAGTAAAGATAGCAGTATATCTTCTTCTTACGATTCAACTTCAACGCTGACGGGTAATGAATGTTCAGATGATTCTATTATGACGAGACTGAGAAAGAGTTTTGAACAAAAGGAAGAATTTTTACGGCGTCCAAGTCATCCTATTGGTTGGTTATTGCCTGATGAAATGACGAGGATAAACCAGTGTCAAGGTGTCATTCAACGTGAATTTTATGCGCGACCTCAAAAACTTCAGAGACAGGTTTGGCCACCGAGTGAACAACAAAATCAACAACAAGTTATTGATACCGCGCATCATCAAACacttaatagaaataatactttggaaagaattaaaaataataaacctaGTAATCAGAATTTACAGAGAGTGCGTAATGATATGGTTGAAGTTGGTAGTGACGTTACTAATTCTAATGACGTAAAGAATGGTGAACGTGAAGGTGCACAAGCAATacgtgataaattttattcatcttTATATGATACTAACAATCAATAtggtaaagaaaataattttaataattatccgACTAGTAAAACTGTAGTTAATAATGAATCACCAAGTCGCAATACTCCGAACTCATCACCGAGAAATACaagcaataataaaaatacatttattacgACCTTATCAAGGATACATGAAAATGTTACAAGTTTGGctcagcaacaacaacaacaacaacaacagcagcaacaacaccaacaacaacagcaacaacaacaccaacatcaacagcagcaacaacagcaacagaGCTGTCATGAACTTCGAAATGGCACTTCATCGCTGCCTTCATCACCTGGACCAGACAAAAAAACGCCAGATAAATTTCCAGTACCGCCTCAAGGACTTCAAATTGTTTCACGTCGAGCTAAACAATTTGAATCCGGTAGACTACTCAGTGATGATGACGAGCCAACTAGTGATCGTACGAATTTGTACAAAAGTGAGTTGTCAAGGTTATCAAATAAACGAAGTGTACCAAATGTTGCTGTACGAAAACGTGAATTTGAATCAAAAGCTGAATCACATGAAACTAGAAGAATTACTGCTAATCGTGAAAGTAAATCATTAGATTCCG cTCCGGGCTCCAATCCAACGTCCAATGATGTGGTTCTAAGGCGACAGAAAAATAGTCAACTCA gcGATGAAGAACGTGCAACAAGACGCGTTTCTTATCTCAAAGCTACGTGGGGTGAACGGATGCATGTGGACAGTGATCTAGAATTGAGTGATACTGAGTCGGTAGTTCAAGCAATACGcag CATACACAGGCGATGGAGACCGCCACTGTTTCCTAGCGACATTACGCCACTTCGGCGTATCTTCGAGGATGTTACTCAAGCTGCATCACTGCACCGCCACTACCATCG TAACAGCATCGCAAATACACATAGTAGTACCGCATGCAGCGCCGGGACGCCGAAGGACGTCGAACCGGTCGAGCGAGAAGGATCCCTTCACGTCAAGTTTACTGTACTTGATGGCAAG agATCTACAGACCGTTCGTGGAAGCAAGTATGGGGCGTTCTTCGTGGTCCTATCCTATACTTTTACAAGGACCGTCACACTCAG agTCCATCTGCAACGAGTGATAGTGACGTAGGACAACATGTCGACGTGAGATGTTCTTTAGTTGACGTAGCTGATGATTACACCAAGAGGAAACATGTATTTCGTGTGGCTAATACAAGTGCGGAAGTGCTTTTACAAACGGACGACGCAGCATCGATGGCACTTTGGCTGAGAGCGCTTCATAAACATGCTGCTGCTGAAAAGCCTTcg gATGGTAATTCAAGTACAACGAAGCAACAAGCTGTGCCACAAACACCTGGACCAACAACACCAAGTAGCGGTAGTCCAGCTGGAGGACAACGTCTAAGTCCATTGCCAGGTCACAAAGGCATTAGAAAATTGACGTCTTTCCGTAATCGTTCGCCAACTGGTCAATCACCTGTTAATAAAACCCGGAAGCCAAGTCAGACAGTAGAACCACTGCAGTCACCGAAATCTAAAACGTGGAAAGGTCGTGTTGCTAAACAACTCAGAAAGATGCATGGCCAGGCTGGTTCACCATCCTCGCCAACAGCCCAATTACAGCCTGAGGGTGCTACTTTCAAAGTTCCCTTGGAATTGTGCCCAGTG TCTTCATTCTCGGAATTTGTACCGTTGATTGTTGAAATGTGCACCAGTATCGTTGAAGCGAGGGGTCTTGAAGTTATTGGAATTTATCGAGTGCCTGGAAATACTGCGGCTATTTCTCAACTTACTGAAAGTGTCAATAAAGgctttgaaaatattaatttacag gaTCCACGATGGAGTGATGTAAATGTTATATCATCTTTATTGAAATCATTCTTCAGACAACTTCCTGACTCATTATTAACAGCCGAGCTTTATCCCATGTTTATTGACGCAGATAAAATAGAAGATCCCCAAAGAAGAATGGCAacaataagaaaattattaagagATTTACCCGAACATCATTTTGaaacacttaaatatttaatgtttcatttgaaaaaagttgTTGAACACAGTGAAGTTAATAAAATGGAAGCTAAAAATTTGGCTATTGTATTTGGGCCAACTCTGGTACGAGCTAGTGGTTCAAGGGATAATATGGTTACTATGGTTACGGACATGTCGCATCAGTGTAGGATTGTCGAGAGCTTATTGAacaat gtCGATTGGTTCTTCTGTGAAGAAGACTTAGACGACTTGAGTAGATTAAGCGTTAACCTGAGTCTTCCTGCCGACGGCAGTGAAGTTGAAACATCAAATACCAATCACAACCTTCTactaaataatattcaaaaagttgaaG GCATGCGTGAAATGGTCTCAGCTAAGGACATTGTATCTTCAATCATATCCGCAGCAAACAGAAAGATACAAAGGCGAAGGAAAGGTCAAGAGGAGCAGGAGAGTGAAGATCACGAAGATGAAAAg aCTAAAGGAAAACAAGACGAATCATTGGGAGTTATTCGACAAAGTATGGCATTGAATGAACGACAATGCTCAGTAAGTGAAATGGTACTGATGCATGAGAATAAAAATCAACCAAACCATACAAATGAAAATATAGATCGTAACACAGTGATCAGTAGTGAAAACACAAGTCCATTAAATAGTTCATCAATATCAAGTAGATCAATGTATCCCGGTAGTCCAGTAAACCAACAACAAGAGCAACAACAtcagcaacagcaacagcagcaacaacaatcGCAACAACTTTCCACCACTTCACTTAGTTTAGACTCTTCACGATTGTCTAGTGACGTTGGTTCTGGTAGTTTGGATACTGTTTCGACAATTTCAAATCTATCAAACGAAACAAAACAGAGTAACGACGAAGTGGCAATACGTACATATGCCGGATTAAGTGCGACGACCCAAGAACGAATACGTAGATTTGAGCAAGAAACAAAAGCAATGTTGCAACGTGACCAGCATCGGCAGAGACGTGAAGCTGAGAAACGTGAAGAAGAACGACGGAGAATTGAAATGGAATGGCAACTTGCCAAAAGAGAGATGGAGAATGATGATATCCTTGATGGGATCATAGACACAGCAGTTGGAACCCCTTATCTTACTGATCGAATGTCGAATTTAAATGACAGGCTTGCTGAGAGATCTAGTGTTGATAGCAATGGTACTGATAGCCACAGGTCGAAATCTACCACGAGATTGACCCCATTATCTATAGCTGTACAGCAGCAACCTACTGCACGACAGAAAGCACAAGCTACCAATCAATTGACTAATATTATAGGCGATAAAATCAATAAtggtattattaaaaaattcaagacaGATAAAGAG tcATCAGTGGAGTCATTGGCACCAACTCGTTACGGCAGTTTAGATTCTCTCCATGAAGTCCACACATCACCATCACCATCACATCAAACTCGCGGCATATCAGGCGACATTTCAGACGATG CCGGATCTTGTTTTCTTCACTGGACCCAGAAGATACTTACTATAAACAGAAAGCTTGTTAG GCACACAGCAACCCCGAGTTTTTGGTGCTTCATATCGTCCCATCTACACGGTTCTGCAGGCGCCAGTTGCGCCTCCACGAAGACACCGGCCCCACAACCACCCGAACCCCGTACCGTCACCGACCCCACAACCACCACCTGCTCTGCAGCATCATCCTCATCATCACCACCACCGTTACAACTCTCCGAGCCAAGGGTGTCAGAGTCAGGGCTCGGGTCCGGGTCGTCCTCCAAGACTTTGAACAAATTCTTCAGAG GGAGCGATCTCTTGACCAGTCTTACGTCGACATTCGATCGAAAATGGAAATCTCTTGTGAATCCATCGAATCTACTCGTAACATCTGCTGAAAGTAGTAGTAGTGGTACTATTGGTTATagtaaacaaacaaattataatgataatgatcGCAATCAGTCAACAAGATCACCTGAAGTTTATCGTGACCCAAGTCTTCATAAATCTCTTATTGATAAAAGCAATTTGGTTCGCACGAAGAcc gaTACACtggagaaagaaaaaaacttgACGGTCGCAGAGATCTCAGAAAAATCTAAAGAGGAATTAATTAGGCCTGATAATGATCGTAAtcttaatagaaaaatatcCGAAATAAATACAGCAGCTACAGATTCATCAGACGGTGGGTCACTATTGGATGCAACTGAAAAAGATGAAAAACCATCAAAGGTAACTGTAAAATCAAAACGTTTGGAATCTTTGAACAAAACACAAGACAATGAATTACCATCGATATCACAACACAATGATGAAGCTAAATCTAATACTACAAACGAttgcaaaaattttcaatcagatgATAAAACAATAGTGGATTCATCTTACtcaaataaattagaaaaatttgagAGTCTTAGCAGCCAGGCAAGTGAGTCCCGATCACGATTAAAACGATCAGAATCATTGAACAAACGTACGGAAATATCatgttcaaaattaaaacgttctgaaagtttaaataaacattCAGATCGACTTGCTTCACCAACAAATGGTAAATTAAAACGTTCTGAGAGTTTAAATAAACATGCCGAGAGATCAGAATCACCTAATATGAAGTTAAAACGATCTGAATCATTGACTAAAACGGAAAAAACCGAATGTAATATTAGTAAAAGACGTCAATCTGTTAGAAAAGAAAGTGCTACTaagttaaaaagaaaaaatggtaTGCCTGAAAGATCAATAAAGAGACGGCACACTGTCGGCGGGACTAAAGATTTTGATAAAGTTCATTGGCTTGacaataaattacaatcaGAGACAGAgcgtattattaaaaatgataacaaaccgaaaaaaagtcaattgAGAACTAGTTCACCGGATTTAAGTAGTAATCGTGTTAATGTTGCTGATACAAGCTTTCTTATTGAAGTAAGCTTTCGTGGACCAAGTAATGTTGTTTTTAATGTCACCAACACACGGCCACAGTCGTTACCCGACGCAAATTTAGCTTCGAAAGTTTTTAAAGTACCTCTTGAAAGTCACGTTTAA